One part of the Marichromatium purpuratum 984 genome encodes these proteins:
- a CDS encoding prepilin-type N-terminal cleavage/methylation domain-containing protein, translating to MKEPLTSLRSSKGFTLVELMIAMLLGLVVTGGTISALIANRQSQRTIEALAETIENQRTAFELLSRDIRQAGSTGCGNERISSVLNTSPEWWATWRPIQGYKGDEAASAIGFSSSNGGRVNGTDALQLQSIRDNGFGVSTHDVSGTQITIDPASTDIEAGEILIVCDNDHATIFQANTYNQSSGIIGYSDTGGTPGNCTTGLDHPHACKPAAAKNHQFPKNASVSRLNATFWYIGNNERATEGGRGLYRAMLEVGSSGTPEAEATEIIPGVTDMQLRYRLSGSNQFVETITDWSNVNAVEITLTFASTAQNISIASTTDGRQTYLVSLRNRAQ from the coding sequence GTGAAAGAGCCGCTTACTTCACTCCGATCGAGCAAGGGCTTCACCCTGGTCGAACTCATGATCGCCATGCTGCTCGGCCTGGTGGTCACCGGCGGCACGATCAGCGCGCTCATCGCCAACCGTCAGAGTCAACGAACGATCGAGGCGCTCGCGGAGACGATCGAGAACCAACGCACGGCCTTCGAGTTGTTGAGCCGGGACATCCGTCAGGCGGGCAGTACCGGCTGTGGCAACGAGCGGATCTCCAGCGTACTCAACACCTCCCCGGAGTGGTGGGCAACATGGCGTCCGATCCAGGGATATAAGGGTGACGAGGCCGCATCAGCGATCGGTTTCTCATCGAGCAACGGCGGACGCGTCAATGGCACCGATGCATTACAGCTGCAGTCGATCCGCGACAACGGCTTTGGCGTTTCCACACACGATGTCAGCGGCACCCAAATCACCATCGATCCGGCATCCACGGACATCGAAGCCGGCGAGATCCTGATCGTTTGCGACAACGACCACGCGACCATCTTCCAGGCGAACACCTATAACCAGTCATCCGGGATCATCGGCTACAGCGATACGGGCGGGACCCCCGGCAACTGCACCACGGGCCTTGACCATCCCCACGCATGCAAGCCGGCAGCGGCCAAGAACCACCAGTTTCCAAAGAACGCCTCTGTCTCCAGGCTCAACGCCACCTTCTGGTATATCGGCAACAATGAACGAGCGACTGAAGGCGGGCGAGGTCTTTATCGTGCGATGCTCGAGGTCGGAAGCTCCGGAACCCCGGAAGCAGAAGCCACCGAGATCATCCCCGGCGTCACCGACATGCAGTTGCGCTATCGCCTGTCCGGCAGTAATCAATTCGTCGAGACGATAACCGACTGGAGCAACGTCAACGCGGTCGAGATCACCCTGACGTTCGCCAGTACCGCACAGAACATCTCTATCGCAAGCACAACGGATGGACGACAAACCTATCTGGTCTCATTGAGAAATCGCGCACAATGA
- the pilV gene encoding type IV pilus modification protein PilV produces the protein MEHTLPHKQKESSSGATLIEVLVAVVILSIGLLGISGLQIRALKNNQSALHRNAAIIHAYSITEAMRAVPKRAKAGDFDITLSQDSPTGSSFPAVALAKWRERIDKSLGDGATGSVSCTGNSCTIIVQWDDSRGTSGSDQQQFTIELLL, from the coding sequence ATGGAGCACACACTGCCACACAAACAAAAAGAGTCTTCATCCGGAGCAACCCTGATCGAGGTGCTCGTCGCCGTCGTCATCCTCTCGATCGGACTGCTCGGCATCTCTGGGTTACAGATACGTGCCTTGAAAAACAACCAGAGCGCGCTCCACAGGAACGCGGCCATCATCCACGCCTACTCAATCACCGAGGCGATGCGCGCGGTCCCGAAACGCGCCAAGGCTGGCGACTTCGACATCACTCTGTCCCAGGACAGCCCAACGGGCAGCAGCTTCCCGGCAGTCGCACTGGCGAAGTGGCGCGAACGGATAGACAAAAGCCTCGGGGATGGAGCGACCGGCAGCGTCTCGTGCACCGGCAACAGTTGTACCATCATTGTGCAATGGGATGACTCACGCGGCACATCCGGCAGCGATCAGCAGCAATTCACCATCGAGTTATTACTGTGA
- a CDS encoding GspH/FimT family pseudopilin: MKVFQPFRDSSRQQGVTLLELIVTVSILTIILSVAIPSFREIVATNRIAVINNDLLEALHVARSEAIKRGTRVTVCKSTTTSSNSPACATDDSGWENGWIIFSDRGTRGQIDGNDQIISVHEQNIPAVTITTGNSFKDFISYLPSGFSQGSGGSTEESFLIKLQGKARKIEINFTGRIRSCDASDNSSC; the protein is encoded by the coding sequence ATGAAAGTATTTCAGCCATTTCGAGACAGCAGCCGCCAACAAGGCGTCACCTTGCTGGAGCTGATCGTGACCGTCAGCATTCTCACCATCATCCTCAGCGTCGCGATACCCAGCTTCCGCGAGATCGTTGCCACCAACCGTATCGCAGTGATCAACAACGACCTCCTGGAGGCGCTCCATGTCGCGCGGTCCGAGGCAATCAAGCGCGGCACACGTGTCACCGTTTGCAAATCGACCACCACATCGAGCAACTCACCCGCTTGCGCCACCGATGACTCCGGCTGGGAAAACGGCTGGATCATCTTCTCCGACCGGGGCACGAGAGGTCAGATCGACGGCAACGATCAGATCATCTCCGTACACGAACAAAACATCCCAGCCGTCACCATCACCACGGGGAACTCCTTCAAGGACTTCATCAGCTATCTGCCCTCCGGTTTTTCCCAGGGCAGCGGCGGCTCAACTGAAGAATCCTTCCTCATAAAACTACAAGGAAAAGCCAGAAAGATAGAGATCAACTTTACCGGAAGGATAAGGAGTTGCGACGCTTCCGATAACAGCAGCTGCTGA